In the Malania oleifera isolate guangnan ecotype guangnan chromosome 1, ASM2987363v1, whole genome shotgun sequence genome, one interval contains:
- the LOC131166426 gene encoding pentatricopeptide repeat-containing protein At2g13600-like, with the protein MLSNTVAATRLPSICKFTLLFCSNNKYIPCGAHKLFTEICERNVFQVFDSLSKGFVLNDLFAKKSYHRERENLFVSGTSKHGNAYEGLENFCRMIASGKKPAKFILCSALNSCTKSLNWHLGLQIHACIIQNGYEENLYLSSALVDFYAKHDALVNARTVFDGLKSHDQVSWTSFISGFSQNGHGREAVLLFKEMLCTQIRPNCFTYVSVISACTGLQATLEQVLLLHTHVIVLGLQNNNFVVSSLIDCYSKYGRIDQAVLLFDATTDRDNIILNSMISGYSHNLCSEEALKLFMEMKSAGLSSTSHTLTSLLNACGSLTALRQGRQVHSIVIKMGSDGNVFVASALIDMYSKCGSINEAWLVFYQTSQKNSVLWTSMIMGYARSGKGSDALRLFEHLVTEEGFIPDHICYTAVLTACNHAGYLDRGIKYFNQMKMKYGLVPQIDQYASLIDLYARNGHLRKAKELMEEMPYDPNFVMWSSFLSSCRVYGEVELGKEAADQLFNMKSSNAAPYVTMANLYAEAGLWDNVATIWRSMKQKGIRKSAGWSWVEVDNRVNIFSAGDASNPQSQDIYAELENLNLEMMAVGCMPKGTNDLETIDDECLGTDG; encoded by the coding sequence ATGCTTTCCAATACTGTTGCAGCTACTAGGCTACCAAGCATTTGTAAGTTCACGTTGTTGTTCTGTTCCAACAATAAGTACATCCCTTGTGGTGCACACAAATTGTTCACTGaaatttgtgaaagaaatgtGTTTCAAGTGTTTGACTCATTATCAAAGGGTTTTGTGCTTAACGATTTATTTGCAAAGAAGAGCTATCACAGAGAACGGGAAAACCTTTTTGTTAGTGGAACTTCAAAGCATGGCAATGCCTACGAAGGATTAGAGAACTTTTGCCGAATGATCGCCTCTGGGAAAAAACCTGCAAAGTTCATTCTATGTAGTGCTCTTAATTCTTGCACCAAATCCCTAAATTGGCATCTAGGCTTGCAAATTCATGCTTGTATAATTCAAAACGGTTACGAGGAGAATTTGTATTTAAGCAGTGCGCTTGTTGATTTTTATGCAAAACATGATGCACTTGTCAATGCAAGAACAGTGTTTGATGGTCTGAAAAGTCATGATCAAGTTTCATGGACCTCGTTCATATCTGGGTTCTCGCAAAATGGACATGGAAGGGAAGCTGTTTTGTTGTTTAAAGAGATGCTGTGTACTCAAATTAGGCCCAACTGCTTCACCTATGTTAGTGTTATTAGTGCATGCACGGGGCTACAAGCAACATTGGAACAGGTTTTATTGCTCCACACACATGTTATTGTTCTTGGTCTCCAAAATAACAATTTTGTCGTAAGCTCTCTGATTGATTGTTATTCAAAATATGGGAGAATAGATCAAGCTGTACTGCTGTTTGATGCAACAACAGACAGAGATAATATTATACTCAATTCTATGATTTCGGGATATTCACATAACCTGTGCAGTGAAGAGGCATTGAAACTATTTATGGAAATGAAGAGTGCTGGATTGAGTTCAACTAGTCATACGTTAACAAGCCTCTTGAATGCTTGTGGAAGCCTAACAGCATTGCGACAAGGAAGACAGGTGCACTCTATTGTCATTAAAATGGGTTCAGATGGCAACGTGTTTGTGGCCAGTGCCTTGATAGATATGTACTCAAAGTGTGGCAGCATTAATGAAGCTTGGCTTGTTTTTTATCAGACATCACAGAAGAACAGTGTGTTGTGGACTTCAATGATCATGGGGTATGCACGAAGTGGGAAAGGGTCAGATGCATTGCGACTATTTGAACATTTGGTGACTGAAGAAGGGTTTATACCAGATCATATTTGCTATACGGCTGTACTAACTGCCTGCAATCATGCTGGATATCTTGACAGAGggataaaatattttaaccaaatgaaaatgaagtatgGGTTGGTTCCCCAAATAGATCAATATGCGTCCTTGATTGACCTTTATGCTAGAAATGGGCATCTAAGAAAAGCAAAGGAGTTGATGGAGGAAATGCCCTATGATCCAAATTTTGTAATGTGGAGTTCCTTCTTGAGTTCTTGCAGGGTTTATGGTGAAGTAGAGCTTGGAAAGGAGGCTGCAGATCAGCTTTTTAACATGAAGTCATCTAATGCTGCTCCATATGTGACAATGGCAAATCTTTATGCAGAAGCTGGTTTATGGGACAATGTGGCTACGATTTGGCGATCAATGAAACAGAAGGGGATAAGGAAAAGTGCAGGATGGAGTTGGGTTGAGGTAGACAATAGAGTTAATATTTTCTCAGCAGGTGATGCATCTAACCCTCAATCACAAGATATATATGCAGAGTTGGAAAATCTGAATTTGGAAATGATGGCGGTTGGGTGTATGCCCAAAGGGACAAATGATTTGGAGACtattgatgatgaatgcttggGGACAGATGGTTGA